The Streptomyces bacillaris sequence GTCAGATCGGCCGCCCTTTCGCTGTCACTTCGCTGGCACCCGGTGACAGCGGGACGGCAGGGCCCCTGACAGCCCGACGGATCAAGCTCGTTGAGCAGAGATGAGGTGCGAAGTGGTGACAGCGGCGAGAACGGCGAAGGACACGGACGACGCGAGCGGTGATGGGCGTGCGGGCGCGGGCGGCGCGGGCAGCGCGTACGGTGACGGGTGCGCGGGCCCGGGAGGCATGCCCCCACCCCGCACCCTGCCCCCACCGCGCCCCCTGCTCCGCGCCGCCCTGGCGCTCTACCTCGACCTGCACGCCCACCCCGAACTCTCCGGCCACGAGCACCGCACCGCCGGCCTCCTCGCCGCCCGGCTGACCGAACACGGCCTCACGGTCACCACGGCCGTCGGCGGCGGCCACGGGCTCGTCGGCGTCCTGCGCAACGGCCCCGGCCCCACCGTGCTCCTGCGCACCGAACTCGACGCGCTCCCCGTCACCGAGGCCACCGGCCTGCCGTACGCGAGCACCACCCCCGGGGTCATGCACGCCTGCGGCCACGACCTGCACATCGCGTCCCTCACCGGGGCGGTGGCCCTCCTCGCCGCCGACCGGGAGAGCTGGCGCGGCACCCTGCTCGTGGTGGGCCAGCCCGCCGAGGAGACGCTGAACGGGGCCCGGTCGATGCTGGCGGACGGGCGGCTGTACGAGCGGTTCGGCACCCCGGACGCGGCCCTCGCCCAGCACACCGCCCCGCTCCCCGCCGGGACCGTCGCCCACGCCCCGGCCGGGACGCCCCTGATGGCGGGCAGCATCGCGGCCGACGTCACCCTGTACGGCCGGGGCGGCCACGCGGCGACCCCGCACCTCACCGTCGACCCGGTCCTGATGGCCGCCGCCACCGTGCTCGGGCTCCAGCCGGTGGTGGCCCGCACGACCGCCCCCGCCGAACACGCCGTGCTCACCGTGGGCTCGGTGCGGGCCGGCGAGCGCGGAAACGTCACGCCGGATACCGCCGAACTCTCCATGACCCTAAGGGCGTTCACGGATCAGGC is a genomic window containing:
- a CDS encoding amidohydrolase translates to MPPPRTLPPPRPLLRAALALYLDLHAHPELSGHEHRTAGLLAARLTEHGLTVTTAVGGGHGLVGVLRNGPGPTVLLRTELDALPVTEATGLPYASTTPGVMHACGHDLHIASLTGAVALLAADRESWRGTLLVVGQPAEETLNGARSMLADGRLYERFGTPDAALAQHTAPLPAGTVAHAPAGTPLMAGSIAADVTLYGRGGHAATPHLTVDPVLMAAATVLGLQPVVARTTAPAEHAVLTVGSVRAGERGNVTPDTAELSMTLRAFTDQALDRLLAAATRVVRAQAAASGAPRDPDLTVTARSPALHPDPALTAAVRRAHEGAFGADRVLDTAPATATEDFPHFAAGGVATAYWLLGTTGVREWRAARSGGAPVAPNHAPGFAPDVRTALPAGITALATAARQVLAPGPDGGGEAPQSPTARGHVREAGS